DNA from Podarcis muralis chromosome 13, rPodMur119.hap1.1, whole genome shotgun sequence:
TAAGTATGTAATAAGCCCCACTCAATACACAACTTGGTTCTGTGTAAATATGCACATTGTGTCTATGTGAATTGTGGTCACAACGCTTTATGTAGACAAATGCAAAGCGTACACACACTTCTTAGCTGTGAATCAAGCAACAACTGAAGGCCAGATCCAATGCAAGGAGCTTTGAACACAGACGTTGTTCTTCAAGCAGCAGTGCAAGACATACCACACAAAGCTTAACTGTCAAACATCTTTCGTGGGACATCTGGATTTGGCTGTTGTGCTATGCCAAGAGCAAGGCTCTTGCTGGCAGAATGGCTGTTGCCTGAGCAGACTGACACAATTAGGCATCGCCCTGTATCTCGCTCAGAGAGAGAGACCCAACCCTtgatttgcttttaatttttgaaggTGTCCTAACACAGAACTGAACCAAGTCTTCAAAGGAATAAAATGAGGTGGCGAGGTAAGGTTTTCACAAAAGGTATTGTTTCTACAGCCCCTCTTCGGCACACACGCCcaactcttccccccacccttccttccttggaTCATCTCATTTCCAGCAATGCAAGAAGCACACAGGATCTGCTTGTCTCAGCGGATGGCACATGGGGGGCTGAAGAAAACTGCATCCTATGGACACTGGACTTCACTTTCCCCTCCCGCTCACCAGGGCAGAAGGAAGCAgaacacaagagagagagaggcaaggggCCAATTGAGTGcgctaacattcccctttaataACCCGACACACTAGAAGTACAGTGGCTTTATTTTGGCCAGGGGCTCACAGGAGTCACTGGAGAGGCAGAGAGTGTTTGTTGCTGGGCAGGCCCTGGTGGACACAGTTGGGAGACAGCGCTGCCCCCCATTAcatttttactactactattattattagcactGGTTGttttggttgtggtttttttattatttttccttaaAAACCAGACACACAAGTGAGTTGATTCTAAAAGGAATATTCCAGGCCTGACCCAGCCTCCCCAGAGCCACGGCGCCTGGGGCAGGATGGAGATGGCTCAACGCCCCCTCTCAGCCTCCCAGACTCACCCAGCCCTCGAGAGCCTCCCCTGTGTAATAAATAGTTACGCTCGGAAGCCGTGGTGCCCagcaagggaggaggaaaggagaggcaAATGGCCTGCGGATCATGCAGTGCAGTTATACCACACTGCAGGCAGGGGGTACCAGAGCAGAGAGGGAGCCTTCTGTTCTTAGCAGCAAAACCACAGCCCCCAGAAAGGCAAACGGGCACCATCATGGGGTCCCGCACACCCAGCCCCATGGGGCAGGTGGCTACCCCAATGCGGTGGGGCatggcagagaagcagcagtaACCTCACCCCTCGCCCCGCAGCAGCACACAGGGAGAGTGGCGAGAAAGGTACGAGGGTTTAGTGAGGCGGCAGCTGCTGGGGCCCCAGGAtggcagttgggggggggaggaaggcgaGCAGGTGGGGCGAGGAAGCGGGGAAAGGAGGATGGAGGGGGGCCTCCTGCCAATTTCTGACTCCTGTGCCCCCCTTGGTGGCTGAAGGCAGCGGTGTTGGCAGAGTCCCTtaggagagctggaagggagatGAAGGGGCATGGGGAGGGCAGGTTTGTGCCCGGAGCCGGTCAGTTCTATTTGAGGCAGCGTTCAAAGTAGGTGGAGCCAATGTAGCCGCCCCGCATGGAGCGCTGGACGTTCTGCTCAAACAGGCGTCTGTTGTTCTGGAGGACTTCAGCAGCCTCTTTGTTCAGGGGGTCTTCAGGGTTTGGCTCCTgcgaggagggaggaaaaagctCAATTATTAAATGCCAAAGAGATTTGCAGCACCTTCAAAGACAAGGACTTGTTATGGCACAAGCTTTCATGGAGCAGAGTCCATTTCGTCAGATGCAAGATTAAACGCCAACCCGCATTCCTGTTCTGTTACCTGTTCACAGAGCTGCCTGGGGCTCACTCAACTCTTTCCCCCCCGCCCATCACAAATCCCCATTTCCATACTGGAGTGCAGATGCCTTACTCATGGTCCAAGGTTAATAGCTGatgttctagagcaggggtggagaatccCTTTGAGCAGGCATGGTGAATCCAAAAGCAGCCATCCCTACATGGGCCACTTTTAACGGGTGGGCAAGTCCATCCAGCTGTCAATCACCAGTCAAATGACATCAGGAGGACCAGTGTTTGCCAGGAAGAAGCAGGGCTTGCACTGAACACTGAATCTGAACCGCACCCAAGTCCCACTGCAAAGAAACAACAGGGAGTTTGCTCTAAGCCATGTGCTCCCAATTGTTGCTTGTCGGAGGAACTTGCATTTGGCAGTGTTTAAATTCAGAGCTGAATTAAAGCCCCGTTCTTGGCAGTGATCGGGTCCACTCAGGAACTCCTACTAGGAGCTCCCAAATGGAGCTTATCTCAGCAGAGCTAACTTTCAGTGCTGAATTCAAAAGGCACCAAGCACAAGCCATGCTGGCAATGGAGAAAAGCAGGAGCACAATCAAAGGCTCCTGGTTGTTCCTTTGCAGACAAGCTTTAGCTACCCATCAGTTAATGCCACTCAACTTCAGGTGGATATGGCTGAGGAAAAGCAATCTCTGAAATGGAATTAGGGACCCTGGAGCACCTAGTCCAGCACAGAGGCTGGAGATTCCCCTTGCCTGTTCTAGGAATAACAAGGGAAGACAGCTGGAGAAGTGAAAGATAAATATTGAAGCTAAAGCACATTTAAGATTGGTGGGCTAAAACAAGAACTGGGGGCATCGCCGCTTTTAGAATAATTATTCCCACAGAACTGGAACTAGCTAAAAAGGTAGCATTCAACTCCTGCATTGAGGGGCAAGAAGATCAATTGGTTGGCAGATCAACCCAGACCCAAGAGTAGGCCCACCTACAGAGAAAAAACATACAAGTTTAATAGCAGGGTTTGACTACATGCTTTACAGCAAGTCAAAGCCTGTTTGATTTCTTATTAACATCATCTGCACACCATTTTCATCAGTGTGGCTGATGCCCAACTTCTCCTGAAAGATTGCATTTCCTCAAGCAATTTCCCTCCAATACGAAGGAAAATGAAGGCATTCCCTAAAACCATGCCTTGGATAAGCAGCTAGAAAAGACACAGCAACAGCTATAGCAGGCAATGGATAACTCAGCATAATCATGTGGCAAAAGCCCTTCCCATGCCACCATTTACAACTTAATACCGCGAACTGCACAAACAGTCCCCCAGGTTCTGTCTCTAGTGAATCACATGAAGTGGCCTTCAGTTTCAGTGATGAGAAGAGGCTTCCAACCTCTGGGTTTGCATTGCTCCAGGGGGTGGGGTTCTCTTGCTATTATAGCaagcctcctccttttcctccccctccccgtcAAACAGAGAGAACATATGAGGCTATCCTATTGTAGCATCGCCTCCCAGCATCACCTCTTGCACTTAGCAGGGAGGGAAATACAAAAGGAGTGGGGCAAAGTAAGTCCACAGAAGCCTCTGAAAGGCTTCATGCAaggaactcggggggggggggcaggaatacaTCAGCAAGCCTACAGAAATAGCATAATAACCTCTAGCAACCTCAGCAATGATCACAAATGTAGGAACTGATGTATAGCCACATGCTGTGTTCCCCATTACGTTGGCACTTTGCCTCCTGACCTCATGAAAGCACTAGCAGGGATGGTTTCCAGGAGAGGCTTGAATTTGCCTAGAAACAGCCCACaacacctgagagatgccagccTCTCACCATGAATCTGTCTCCTAGGAGACAGTGTGTTACACCCTCTTCCTCTACACTCTTTGGACACAAGGTCAACTAAGGCTTTTAGAACTACCAGGGCACATGACCTCAAATGTTCCTCTGCCTCTCACCCTGCCAATGAGAGTTGTAACCGAATAACTGGGTCAGTTTCAGCTTCCCCATTCCCTGAAGCAAAGAAGCTCCAAGCCTATTTGAGTAAAATAATGATCACCATTCTCCAATTCAGCTCCAAAAGCACAGAATAGACCAAAAAGCATGGCAAGTCTGGGTTGGGAGTTATGAGACATTATGGTACATCATTTCACTTTCTGACAACTATGCAGGGAGGGACCATGACAACAAGATCTACAGTTGTCAGAAGGGTTGAGAGACACAACCCAGAGGAACAGCAGCACCAGCTTTATTGCAAATCCACGCAAATCAGGCTgtataaaaaatgatttaaatgccTTAAAATGGCAAAAACTTTTAAAatcagagtttttaaaaagttatattaAGCACCCCTTTAAAATAACCTGGTTTTTCAGAATACAATAGAATAAATATTGATGTAATACAAACAGGTCTTTTAAAGCTGGATCCCCGATTAAAAGCAATGAATTAAAGCTTAATTTTCTATGTAAAATTATAATCCAAGAGCAAAAAATGTGGGTACCTTGCAGACCAGCATTACAGGGCTCATTGCTCCTGGAATGTATTTATTGTATGCACGGTGAGTATTTATAGACTTTCTGCCCAGTAACTACCACCCACTGCATACGGAAAGTTGGTGGTACTTGGTCACCAGGGAAGTAATTTGTGTGTCCTTACACATGTACAGAAAGCTAAACAAAACTACTTAATTTTACGAACTGTCCCTGATTTAAGGAGAGACTGAAATTCTGTGTATACTTACCTAGGAGAAAACCCCATTAAGATAGCAAGACttgcattttagtaaacatgCACAAGACTGCACTAATAGATTTTGTAATGGAAAATGCATCAGGGGGTGGATGACGAGAGGTTTCCAGATTATGCTCCTGGGGCTTCATCTTATTACAAACAGGTATGTTTTCACTATTACAACTACATATTAGTATGCATAGCTGTTTAGGAAATAAATGTATTAGGAAGCTAAAACAAGATTTCAGTCAGTGCCCTTCAAccatgggttcccagatgttactggactacaactcttattTTTTGTCATTGGCAAAAATGGTTGGGGaatatgggagctgcagtctactGGCATGTGGTGACACAAGGATGAAGAACACTGGTTTACGTCAAGCTACCCTGGATCAGAGGCTGTCAGAGCAAGGCCTCATAATGCTTCTTTGTCAAAACTGTCAAGTACACTGCTGTGCAAAGGCAAATCCCCATCTCAAGCTATTCTTGAAGGCTGACAGACAGCACAATACACACATCCTACCCAAGCACAACTATATAAAGCCAAAACTGCCTTTACCTTATGCACACCCTGTCTCACACTAACACCCACAGAATCATCAAGCCAGTGCTGCATTTCTTCTACCTTCGGTGCCGTGTGTCTCCCATTCCTACACCCACACTTTCTGCTCAGGCTCAAGTGAGGAAAGACATGTTTCTTTCTGCGTTTTCTACTTTCAACTTCACGCATACTCACCAAGAAAAGATACTGCAGGCCATAAATTATAGAGTTTATTGTTAGTACAGGCTTCCAGtcctctctgtgtgagagagagaggaaaaaatgagTGTACAGAAAGGAAAACCTCCCAAAAGGAGTAATAACAGCAGACTAAAATGTAGGGTAGGattcaggatttatttatttattttaaaaaattaatcttaAATCAAGTCATATTGAGATGCTTTTTGTATAAGGCAAACAACAAATGTCATAAATAATAAGATCACTGCGTGGCACTGCACCAAACAGGTTGAAGAAGCAATTTCCCTAAGGACCAGGACATTATGTTTAAAATCTTAATGCTTGAAGGGACATATAGTAGAACTCTATTACCGAAACACATTTGAATAAAATTCTTAAACCCCATAAAAAATAGCCCAAGAACAGGCCTCAGTACTGTCAAGCTGGTTCCGAACTTTTACTCTCCTTGGTTCTCATTTGTTTGTTCACATCAATGCAGTTCTATCAAAATCCaactggttattattattacgaaGGCAAAAGCAGGGAATGTTACTGATGAcccaaaatgaaaataatattttcatATCCAATTGAAAAATAAGTTAGGGTAATCAACAGGAAGACAAAGTGATGTGATGATGCTTGGCATACATGGTTACTTTATAATTTTAGAGAAGTTCACCGACAGCTGCAGAAAAACAATGTATAGAAGTGAATGGAATATAGGGCTTAGGACAGCAGAGCAGCCTCTGTACCTGAGGATATTTAGGCAGACATTGCCTTCTAGGTCTATGTTGGGATGATACACCATGGTCTCACACTTCACCTTGGGTGGGTCATGTGGGTACCCTTGTCCCACCTGCAAATGAAATACAAGAAAAATAAGAGCTGTTTGCCTCCTTGGGTTCATTATAAGACATTCCATAATGCACAGCAAAACTTTAAGATTACCAGTCACAAAATCCTGGACACACATAAGCCATACCTAGCAGATCAACTTCTCTCATACCAACAAGCTAATTTCCTAACATGGTATCTTATCTTCATACACTCTAGGTTTTGCAACCTGTTTGCCCTAGGTCACAGGGTGTGGAACCTGCAAGAATCCTTATCTtgttaagactacaactcccatcagacctagcCAGAATGCCCAATGGTGAGGAacaatgggaagtgtagtccagcaatatttgcTGAGTGAtaggttccccacctctcctctagGAAGTTTGTCCTAAAGACATGCaaatacaatcgtaccttggaagtcgaacagactccgttccggaagtctgttcgacttccaaaacattcagaaaccaaagtgcagcttctgatgggctgcaggaagctctgtgggagccccgtcggacgttcggcttccaaaaatagttcgccaactggaacactcacttgcgggtttgcggcgttcaggagccaaaacgttcgagaactaagctgtttgaaaaccaaggtatgactgtaatcaagTCATTCCTTGAAGCACTTAATGCACCATCTTCTATTAGAAAGCTCTGGCATCTCTTATTCATGTGTGCAGTGCAACGCTGGTTCCAGAAGCAAACAGGTGCTTCTACAAAATGCCTTTCAGATAGTaattgtgtgtatttattttgtcAATTGCCTGGGGAATATGACTCAAGGATCGTATAAATAaacacttttaaataaataaaatcaaggaAACTGCTGTGACTGAGTTGCTGAAAGGGTGAGATCCAGATCTTTGTGAGTGGAGACACTGGGAGGCTCCAACAGAAAAGGTGAAGGGAAGAAGCCCAACATGCTCTCAAGATACAGGGATCTATGTCTGTTTTAAATTAGGTTGAGAGAAATGCTTCCAATGTCTTCAGGAAAGaaacagctttaaaataaaatttgataGCTTGATAGTAGAAGGAACCACCTTGGTGACAGATTTTATTGTGGATTAAGCTTCAAGAACCAATGGACTATATAGAGAATATGTTGTTGGGACTGGATTGGGGAGACCCAGGAACAATCCCTCAATCAACCAAGCAGCTCCATGGGTGCCTTATGACGAGTAACCAGCACCCAGCCAGGCCTATCCCACATGGCTGTTACAATAATCAAACAGCAggtgagggaggaagaagaaccATGCATAACACcctgaagggtgggataaaaatacaATTACAGCCAACATTTATGTATCAAGCCCAACTGACAAAGGAAGGGAAATCTTGGGGCCCACACACAATTACGAACACCCTCACTACATTTTTAGAAACGTTCCAGGGTTCTTCCCATTAATGCTGTCTTTAAATAGCCAAAATTAAAgctaattttaattgtttacattTCATACTTTTGTCACTTTCCCCCTCTAGTCAAGAAAGATGAATAATGAGCAGAAAAACCTTTCACCATGGCAGGCAGCCCCTTTTCTAACTCCTCCACATCCTCATCAGAACTCCTAATTTCTACTGACAGCTCTGGCTCATTGGGAAAGTTCTCAGTACATTTTAAGAATTGCCAAGACAGCGCAGAGGCCTAAACAGCACCGAGTTTCTTTCCTCTTTCACCTCCAAGTTCAAAACAAGCCAGGTTCCTTGCCAAGCTACACACCCAACATTTTTCTTCATTTGCATCACATAGCCCAGCTGCTGCTGGGCTTTCACAGAAATGGCCCTGACATGGAGAGAGAAGATCCACCTGGAGCACTTTTTACTGGAAAGgcagggttaaaaaaaaataaaacttctaacaaaaaaataaataaatagagaggGTCAGAGCTGTACAAGAAACATTTCAGCTATCCTTTTGTTTTGATTCATTAGTAGCCTGTGTGCTCACTGATCTTCTCAGAACtaggtgttttttaaaagtgaaacagAAAGTTTAAATGAAAGCAAAGATTGCAGGGATGCCAGATTCTGAGCAATGGAATGTGCACCCCAGATATATTAACTCAAGACCAATGGGGCTAAACATTAGGTGCTATGAGATACCCTGATTTGGAAGCAGGTATGTTTTAAAGTGAGAAGAACTTCCTagatcactttttttaaaaaacctggttTATA
Protein-coding regions in this window:
- the UBE2M gene encoding NEDD8-conjugating enzyme Ubc12 codes for the protein MIKLFSLKQQKKEEESAGGTKGSSKKASAAQLRIQKDINELNLPKTCEIDFSDQDDLLNFKLVICPDEGFYKGGKFVFSFKVGQGYPHDPPKVKCETMVYHPNIDLEGNVCLNILREDWKPVLTINSIIYGLQYLFLEPNPEDPLNKEAAEVLQNNRRLFEQNVQRSMRGGYIGSTYFERCLK